A region of Denticeps clupeoides chromosome 19, fDenClu1.1, whole genome shotgun sequence DNA encodes the following proteins:
- the rps3 gene encoding small ribosomal subunit protein uS3, producing MAVQISKKRKFVSDGIFKAELNEFLTRELAEDGYSGVEVRVTPTRTEIIILATRTQNVLGEKGRRIRELTAVVQKRFGFPEGSVELYAEKVATRGLCAIAQAESLRYKLLGGLAVRRACYGVLRFIMESGAKGCEVVVSGKLRGQRAKSMKFVDGLMIHSGDPVNYYVDTAVRHVLLRQGVLGIKVKIMLPWDPSGKIGPKKPLPDHVSIVEPKDEVLPTTPVSEQKGAKPDAPVMPQGAPMSTA from the exons TTCGTCTCTGACGGCATTTTCAAAGCCGAGCTGAACGAGTTCCTGACCCGGGAGCTGGCCGAGGATGGCTACTCCGGGGTGGAGGTCCGTGTGACCCCCACCAGGACCGAGATCATCATTCTGGCCACCAG GACCCAGAATGTCCTGGGAGAGAAGGGCCGGCGCATCCGGGAGCTCACCGCCGTGGTTCAGAAGAGGTTCGGCTTCCCGGAGGGCAGCGTGGAG CTCTACGCTGAGAAGGTTGCCACCAGGGGTCTGTGTGCCATCGCCCAGGCGGAGTCTCTGCGGTACAAGCTGCTGGGAGGCCTGGCGGTCCGTAG GGCCTGCTACGGTGTCCTGCGCTTCATCATGGAGAGCGGGGCGAAGGGCTGCGAGGTGGTGGTGTCCGGGAAGCTCAGGGGCCAGAGAGCCAAGTCCATGAAGTTTGTGGACGGCCTGATGATCCACAGTGGAGACCCGGTGAACTACTACGTTGACACCGCGGTCCGCCACGTCCTGCTCCGGCAGG GAGTGCTTGGCATCAAAGTAAAGATCATGCTGCCTTGGGATCCGAGTGGCAAAATTGGCCCCAAGAAGCCCCTCCCTGACCATGTGAGCATTGTGGAGCCCAAGGATGAGGTCCTGCCCACCACCCCAGTGTCTGAGCAGAAAGGTGCCAAGCCTGATGCCCCCGTCATGCCACAGGGTGCCCCCATGTCCACCGCCTAG